The Microbacterium sp. LWH7-1.2 genome window below encodes:
- a CDS encoding PspA/IM30 family protein: MAKQSIFGRISTLMKANINALLDSAEDPQKMLDQLVRDYTNSIADAESAIAETIGNLRLLERDHQEDVQAAAEWGNKALAASRKADELRKTGNTTDADKFDNLAKIALQRQISEENEAKAIAPTIATQNEVVDKLKDGLNGMKQKLEQLRSKRAELLARAKTAEAQNKVHDAVKSIDVLDPTSELGRFEDKVRRQEALAAGKQELAASSLDQQFNALEDVGELTEVEARLAALKSGAPVQAAIEN; encoded by the coding sequence ATGGCGAAGCAGTCCATCTTCGGTCGCATCTCGACCCTCATGAAGGCGAACATCAACGCACTCCTCGACTCTGCCGAGGACCCGCAGAAGATGCTCGACCAACTCGTGCGCGACTACACGAACTCGATCGCCGACGCCGAGTCGGCGATCGCGGAGACCATCGGCAACCTGCGCCTGCTCGAGCGCGACCACCAGGAGGACGTGCAGGCGGCCGCCGAATGGGGCAACAAGGCCCTCGCCGCCAGCCGCAAGGCCGACGAGCTGCGCAAGACCGGCAACACCACCGATGCCGACAAGTTCGACAACCTCGCCAAGATCGCGCTGCAGCGCCAGATCAGCGAGGAGAACGAGGCGAAGGCGATCGCGCCGACCATCGCGACGCAGAACGAGGTCGTCGACAAGCTCAAGGACGGCCTCAACGGCATGAAGCAGAAGCTCGAGCAGCTTCGCTCCAAGCGCGCCGAGCTGCTCGCGCGCGCCAAGACCGCCGAGGCTCAGAACAAGGTGCACGACGCCGTCAAGTCGATCGACGTGCTCGACCCGACGAGCGAGCTCGGCCGGTTCGAAGACAAGGTGCGCCGCCAGGAGGCCCTCGCCGCCGGCAAGCAGGAGCTCGCCGCGTCGAGCCTGGACCAGCAGTTCAACGCCCTCGAGGACGTCGGGGAGCTGACCGAGGTCGAGGCCCGTCTGGCCGCGCTCA
- the trmB gene encoding tRNA (guanosine(46)-N7)-methyltransferase TrmB, translating into MTNPATPAPEPRTFREKPVSFVRRSGRMSDAQERAWSELAPHFVIEVPRDRAATSILPDSTIDPAAVWGREAPLIVEIGSGQGHAIVHAATSRPDADFLAIEVFRAGLARTMLDADRAGARNLRLVEANAPEVLQHLLPEASVDELWIFFPDPWHKKKHTKRRLVAEGFGAIAARALKDGGMLRLATDWEDYALQMREVMSAAPDFEATFEGEWAPRFDGRVLTAFERKGARVGRDIRDLSYRRVARS; encoded by the coding sequence GTGACGAACCCTGCCACGCCCGCGCCCGAGCCCCGCACCTTCCGTGAGAAGCCGGTGTCGTTCGTACGGCGCAGCGGCAGGATGTCCGACGCGCAGGAGCGCGCGTGGAGCGAGCTCGCCCCGCACTTCGTGATCGAGGTGCCGCGCGACCGTGCGGCCACGAGCATCCTGCCGGACTCGACGATCGACCCCGCGGCGGTGTGGGGGCGCGAAGCGCCGCTCATCGTCGAGATCGGCTCGGGCCAGGGCCACGCGATCGTGCACGCCGCGACGTCGCGCCCTGACGCGGACTTCCTCGCGATCGAGGTGTTCCGGGCCGGACTCGCCCGCACCATGCTCGACGCCGACCGGGCGGGCGCGCGCAACCTGCGCCTCGTCGAGGCGAACGCGCCTGAGGTGCTGCAGCACCTGCTGCCCGAGGCATCCGTCGACGAGCTCTGGATCTTCTTCCCCGACCCGTGGCACAAGAAGAAGCACACCAAGCGCCGCCTGGTCGCGGAGGGCTTCGGCGCGATCGCGGCACGTGCGTTGAAGGACGGCGGGATGCTGCGGCTCGCGACCGACTGGGAGGACTACGCGCTGCAGATGCGCGAGGTCATGTCGGCGGCGCCGGATTTCGAGGCGACGTTCGAGGGGGAGTGGGCGCCGCGCTTCGACGGCCGCGTGCTCACCGCGTTCGAGCGCAAGGGCGCGCGCGTGGGACGCGACATCCGGGATCTGTCGTATCGCCGCGTCGCGAGGTCATGA
- a CDS encoding DUF3097 family protein has protein sequence MDDRYGADVLATGWKGHGVRELPRVAASRDLVVEVADDGFCGAVVGASGGMVELEDRRGRRRLFPLGAGFLIDGKDVVLGPPAPAAAPTGPKRTASGSFAAAESRARVARASRILVEGRHDAELVERVWGDDLREEGVVVEYLQGIDLLDAALDEEPPSAERRYGVLVDHLVPGSKESRIADAIARGRHGRHVLIVGHPWIDVWQCVTPRAVGIDRWPDVPGGIEFKVGVCRALGWPARDQADIARAWQRILASVKSYRDLEPAFLGRVEELIDFVTVPR, from the coding sequence ATGGACGATCGCTACGGCGCCGATGTGCTGGCCACGGGCTGGAAGGGCCACGGGGTGCGGGAGCTGCCGCGGGTGGCAGCATCCCGTGATCTCGTCGTCGAGGTGGCGGACGACGGCTTCTGCGGCGCCGTCGTCGGTGCGTCCGGCGGCATGGTGGAGCTCGAGGACCGCCGCGGCCGCCGCCGGCTGTTCCCGCTGGGCGCCGGGTTCCTCATCGACGGCAAGGACGTCGTGCTCGGGCCGCCCGCGCCCGCCGCCGCCCCGACCGGCCCGAAGCGCACCGCCTCGGGTTCGTTCGCGGCGGCGGAGTCGCGTGCGCGCGTCGCGCGGGCCAGCCGCATCCTCGTCGAGGGCCGGCACGATGCCGAGCTCGTCGAGAGGGTGTGGGGCGACGACCTCCGCGAGGAGGGCGTCGTCGTCGAATACCTGCAGGGCATCGACCTGCTCGACGCCGCGCTCGACGAGGAGCCGCCGTCGGCCGAGCGCCGCTACGGCGTGCTCGTGGACCATCTCGTGCCCGGCTCGAAGGAGTCGCGCATCGCCGACGCGATCGCGCGCGGCCGCCACGGCAGGCACGTGCTGATCGTCGGCCACCCGTGGATCGACGTGTGGCAGTGCGTCACGCCCCGCGCCGTCGGCATCGACCGCTGGCCCGACGTGCCGGGCGGCATCGAGTTCAAGGTCGGCGTGTGCCGCGCGCTCGGCTGGCCCGCACGCGACCAGGCCGACATCGCCCGGGCGTGGCAGCGCATCCTCGCATCGGTGAAGTCCTATCGCGACCTCGAGCCCGCCTTCCTCGGCCGCGTCGAGGAGCTCATCGACTTCGTCACCGTCCCCCGGTAG
- a CDS encoding MFS transporter — protein sequence MSGPTGPVTGPVPLPGPTPDSAREPPPREEPLSSRDPWRFVRPLGHRDFRMLFGAVVLSIFGAGMWAVVMVYTVIGAGGGPVELSAVAAANAVGLLVCAIPGGIAADRVPRRLLLRLVELVNLLAITSVAVAGVFGAVTIPHLAVVAFVMGAGAGFFFPAYSAILPRILPPAQLLAANGLEGAIRPALQQAAGPATAGVIVAAVLAPAHAAWVVVAAHALAFVLLLFVRPEPPAAPGEQHDAPEGVRGVLHDLREAVGFTVRTPWLLWTLLFATGWVLVFVGPEEVLLPFVTRDRIGEDPRLFGFLLAIYGIGGVLGSIVVSSIKLPRRYLTVMMGVWGLSTLPFAIVGITHQYWLMALCLFVVGFGFSYGNVIWGTLLQRRVPRHMLGRISSLDFFVSLALMPLSMALAGPLAEVVPVEVIFIAAGVIPLILGALAYVVARMSKDEIDHPLDH from the coding sequence ATGAGCGGACCCACCGGACCCGTGACCGGCCCGGTCCCGCTCCCGGGACCGACGCCCGACTCCGCGCGCGAGCCTCCGCCTCGTGAGGAGCCGCTGTCGAGCCGTGACCCGTGGCGGTTCGTCCGGCCCCTCGGCCACCGCGACTTCCGGATGCTGTTCGGCGCCGTCGTGCTGTCGATCTTCGGCGCGGGCATGTGGGCCGTCGTCATGGTCTACACCGTCATCGGCGCCGGTGGCGGGCCGGTCGAGCTCTCCGCCGTGGCTGCGGCGAACGCTGTGGGGTTGCTCGTCTGCGCGATCCCTGGCGGCATCGCGGCCGACCGCGTGCCGCGCCGCCTGCTGCTGCGCCTCGTCGAGCTCGTGAACCTGCTCGCGATCACGTCGGTCGCGGTGGCGGGCGTGTTCGGCGCGGTGACGATCCCGCACCTCGCGGTCGTGGCTTTCGTGATGGGTGCGGGTGCGGGCTTTTTCTTCCCCGCGTACAGCGCGATCCTGCCGCGCATCCTGCCGCCCGCTCAGCTGCTCGCGGCGAACGGGCTCGAGGGGGCGATCCGCCCCGCCCTCCAGCAGGCGGCGGGCCCGGCGACGGCCGGTGTGATCGTCGCGGCGGTGCTCGCGCCGGCGCATGCCGCGTGGGTGGTCGTCGCGGCGCACGCGCTGGCCTTCGTGCTGCTGCTGTTTGTGCGCCCCGAGCCGCCCGCCGCGCCGGGCGAGCAGCACGATGCCCCGGAGGGGGTGCGGGGCGTGCTCCACGACCTGCGCGAGGCCGTGGGATTCACGGTGCGCACGCCGTGGCTGCTGTGGACGCTGCTCTTCGCGACGGGGTGGGTGCTCGTGTTCGTCGGCCCCGAGGAAGTGCTGCTGCCGTTCGTCACGCGCGACCGCATCGGCGAGGATCCGCGCCTGTTCGGGTTCCTCCTCGCGATCTACGGCATCGGCGGCGTGCTCGGGTCGATCGTCGTGTCGTCGATAAAGCTCCCGCGCCGCTACCTCACGGTCATGATGGGCGTGTGGGGCCTCAGCACGCTGCCCTTCGCGATCGTCGGCATCACGCACCAGTACTGGCTGATGGCGCTGTGCCTGTTCGTCGTCGGCTTCGGCTTCAGCTACGGCAACGTGATCTGGGGCACGCTGCTCCAGCGCCGGGTGCCTCGCCATATGCTCGGCCGGATCTCGAGTCTCGACTTCTTCGTCTCGCTGGCCCTCATGCCGCTGTCGATGGCGCTCGCCGGACCCCTCGCAGAGGTCGTGCCGGTCGAGGTCATCTTCATCGCGGCCGGCGTGATCCCGCTGATCCTCGGCGCGCTCGCCTACGTCGTCGCGCGCATGTCGAAGGATGAGATCGACCACCCGCTCGACCACTGA
- a CDS encoding TPM domain-containing protein, which produces MRLRWAAALASAAVVAVTAIGAGAALATPPVTLGSGYVLDDADVLSPGEESEAQSRLEQLKTDTGLDLWAVYVDQFSDPSAAADWANQTADDNGLGPTQYLLAISTEGRQYYLSADSSGPLSEDQVAAIEQQQIQPALRQDDWLGAVDAAADGMTEAVGGSGAPGTDSGGSGWFTWLLVVVVVGVGIVLLVMFLRRRKKGAVTAGPAGPPQPSIEDLERRASSMLVETDDAIKTSAQELGFAKAQFGDAATTEFEAALVTAQRSLDEAFGLKQKLEDHIPDSEQDARAWNERIIALCEASNALLDEKAAAFDELRKLEQNAPEALARVHDAKAKAAASLDQAASRLRSLQTAYAPEALATVVDNPEQARQRLAFADEQLAAAQVAVGAGDGGEAAVGIRAAEEAVGQATLLEDAIDKLATDLAEGERNAVALVAELESDIAAASALPDADGRIAGVIASTRQQLDAARAQLTGAAKRPLAALQSLEAANTQIDALVQGVRDAEVQAQRARQMVGQVMMQAQAQVSAAEDYITARRGAVGAQARTRLAEAGASLARAQALQASDPQQAMQQAQRADQLAGQAIQLAQNDVGAFDGGMGGMFGGGQQGGQSGGGMLGAVLGGIVLNSVLGGGRSSGGMGGGMGGGLGGMLGGGGRSSGGMRPGSFGGGGTRARRGGGRF; this is translated from the coding sequence ATGCGACTGCGATGGGCTGCAGCGCTGGCGTCCGCTGCGGTGGTCGCGGTCACGGCGATCGGCGCCGGAGCAGCGCTCGCGACTCCCCCGGTCACGCTCGGCTCGGGCTACGTGCTCGACGACGCCGACGTGCTGTCGCCGGGCGAGGAGTCCGAGGCGCAGAGCCGCCTCGAGCAGCTCAAGACCGACACCGGGCTCGACCTGTGGGCCGTGTACGTCGACCAGTTCTCCGATCCGTCGGCCGCCGCGGACTGGGCGAACCAGACCGCCGACGACAACGGGCTGGGTCCGACGCAGTACCTCCTCGCGATTTCGACCGAGGGCCGCCAGTACTACCTGTCGGCCGACTCGTCGGGGCCGCTGAGCGAGGACCAGGTCGCCGCGATCGAGCAGCAGCAGATCCAGCCCGCCCTCCGGCAGGACGACTGGCTCGGCGCCGTGGATGCGGCGGCCGACGGAATGACCGAGGCCGTCGGTGGAAGCGGCGCCCCGGGCACGGACTCGGGCGGCAGCGGATGGTTCACGTGGCTGCTCGTCGTCGTCGTGGTCGGCGTCGGCATCGTTCTGCTCGTGATGTTCCTGCGCCGCCGCAAGAAGGGCGCCGTGACCGCCGGCCCCGCGGGTCCGCCTCAGCCGAGCATCGAAGACCTCGAGAGACGCGCGTCGTCGATGCTCGTCGAGACCGACGACGCCATCAAGACCAGCGCGCAGGAGCTGGGCTTCGCGAAGGCTCAGTTCGGGGATGCCGCGACCACCGAGTTCGAGGCCGCGCTCGTGACCGCGCAGCGGAGCCTCGACGAGGCGTTCGGACTCAAGCAGAAGCTCGAGGACCACATCCCCGATTCCGAGCAGGACGCGCGCGCCTGGAACGAGCGGATCATCGCCCTCTGCGAGGCCTCCAACGCACTCCTCGACGAGAAGGCCGCGGCGTTCGACGAGCTGCGCAAGCTCGAGCAGAACGCCCCAGAGGCGCTCGCGCGCGTGCACGACGCGAAGGCGAAGGCGGCGGCATCCCTCGACCAGGCGGCGTCCCGGTTGCGGAGTCTGCAGACGGCGTACGCACCCGAGGCGCTGGCGACCGTCGTCGACAACCCCGAGCAGGCGCGGCAGCGCCTCGCGTTCGCCGACGAGCAGCTCGCCGCCGCGCAGGTGGCGGTCGGCGCGGGCGACGGCGGCGAGGCCGCCGTCGGCATCCGGGCCGCCGAAGAGGCCGTCGGCCAGGCGACGCTGCTCGAGGACGCCATCGACAAGCTCGCGACGGACCTCGCCGAGGGTGAGCGCAACGCCGTGGCCCTCGTGGCCGAACTCGAGTCCGACATCGCGGCGGCCTCGGCCCTGCCCGACGCCGACGGACGGATCGCAGGCGTCATCGCGTCGACGAGGCAGCAGCTCGACGCCGCCCGCGCCCAGCTCACCGGTGCCGCCAAGCGCCCGCTCGCGGCCTTGCAGAGCCTCGAAGCGGCGAACACGCAGATCGACGCGCTCGTGCAGGGCGTGCGGGATGCCGAGGTCCAGGCCCAGCGCGCACGTCAGATGGTCGGTCAGGTCATGATGCAGGCGCAGGCTCAGGTGTCGGCCGCCGAAGACTACATCACTGCGCGGCGCGGCGCGGTCGGCGCCCAGGCGCGGACGCGTCTCGCCGAAGCCGGCGCCTCACTCGCCCGTGCGCAGGCGCTGCAGGCGAGCGACCCGCAGCAGGCGATGCAGCAGGCGCAGCGCGCCGATCAGCTCGCGGGGCAGGCGATCCAGCTCGCGCAGAACGACGTGGGCGCGTTCGACGGCGGCATGGGCGGCATGTTCGGCGGCGGCCAGCAGGGCGGGCAGTCCGGCGGCGGCATGCTCGGCGCCGTCCTCGGCGGCATCGTGCTCAACTCCGTGCTGGGCGGGGGTCGCTCCTCAGGCGGCATGGGCGGCGGCATGGGCGGCGGCCTCGGCGGCATGCTGGGCGGCGGCGGGCGCTCGTCGGGCGGCATGCGACCCGGTAGCTTCGGAGGCGGCGGCACGCGCGCCCGCCGAGGAGGTGGCCGCTTCTGA